Genomic DNA from Bacteroidota bacterium:
CGCAATTGCAGGAAGTGAAGTAGTTTATGTAGTAGTTGGTTTTGAATACACATTAAAAGTATGGCAAACACAATGGCCCACATTAATGCGAAATGTAATTGATTCATGTGCAAAACATAATTGTAAACTAGTATTTTTTGATAACGTTTATAGTTATGATAAAGGTGAAATACCACACATGACAGAAAATTCAAAATTAAATCCACCGAGTAAAAAAGGTGCTGTGCGGAAGCAATTAGTGGATATGATTTGGGATGCAGTAAATCAAAATAAAATACAAGCAATTATTGCAAGAGCAGCAGATTTTTATGGCCCTGGTAATGATAAAAGTATGTTGATTTCTACTGTTGCAAATAATTTTAAGAAAGGTAAAACTGCAAATTATTTTGGTGGTACACAATACATCCACACTTACACCTTTACACCAGATGCAGCAAAGGCTACAGCCATTTTGGGCAATACTGCAGATGCTTATAATCAAACATGGCATGTACCAACAACAAATGAAAAAATTACCGGAAAGCAATGGATTGAATTATTTGCAAAAGAGATGCATGTAAAGCCAAAAGCAATGTTGATTCCCGTATGGATGATGAAAATAATAGGCTTGTTTGTTCCGGTTTTAAAAGAATTTCCGGAGATGATGTATCAATATAAACAGGATTACTATTTCGACAGCAGCAAATTTGAAAAACGATTTGGCATTAAAGCAACATCGCCGGAAGAGGGTGTAAGATTAACGGTGGAAAATTTGAAATAAATGCAGGACCTTCCATTTATTTTGATGTAAGTTTAATTTAGTTGTTTATTGCAATGGTTTTGTTAATTGAAACAGATTCATTTGCCAAGTTAACAATGTAAATACCTGTTGGCAGATCAAGTTGTAAAATATTTTCTGAGCCTTGTATCATATTTACATATACAAGTTCACCGGTAATGGTAAAAACTTTTAAATTGTATTCCTTGTTGATATTTTCGTCGATTTGAATATTCAGATTATTTCCATACGAAAAAATTTCAATCGTTTCTTCGTTATTTTCAAGTTCATTTTCTAGTTTACAGCTATTTGTTGAAAATGTTTGTATTGGGCAATAGGTAGAAGTGCTTCCATCAGTACAAATGCTTCTTATTCTCCATTCATAATTTGTACTACAAGTTAACCCCACAACTTTCCGAAATGTTTTTTCACCTGCAATAGTTTTGGTCGTCCACATTTCAGTGCCGGATTTTCGATATTGTAATTCAAAATAATCGGAAGGCGTTGTAAACCACCTTAATTTAGCGGTGGTTCCGGTTATTGCTACTTCGCCATTTGGCAATGGGGGATTACAATCAGGGATATCGCCAATAACAATTGGTTCATTAGCAATTTCAGAATAACCATAGGAATCTATCAAAATATATGCACCATTTGATTTTAGTCTAACCCACCCGTAATGTGGTTCACCGCTTATTTTAGCTCAAATCCAACATAATGAAAGCTATAATCATTCCATGGGCCGTGCCACGAAGCAATGGAACTACCATCGTTGACATAAAGGCTGCCAAATGGAAGCATCATATTTGTTAAACTATCTGAGCCATCTAATGTGTCACCTACATTTAATTGTTCAGCAAATTGTTGATTGATAATATTCCATCCATAAAAAGACTCCCATGAAGAACTAATAAATACAACTTTGTTATCTCCTAATCCATCAACATCTGCTTCTATACCACCTATACAATAATAACAGGGGTCCCAGGTTGTAT
This window encodes:
- a CDS encoding fibronectin type III domain-containing protein, with the translated sequence MIDSYGYSEIANEPIVIGDIPDCNPPLPNGEVAITGTTAKLRWFTTPSDYFELQYRKSGTEMWTTKTIAGEKTFRKVVGLTCSTNYEWRIRSICTDGSTSTYCPIQTFSTNSCKLENELENNEETIEIFSYGNNLNIQIDENINKEYNLKVFTITGELVYVNMIQGSENILQLDLPTGIYIVNLANESVSINKTIAINN